A genomic region of Methylobacterium durans contains the following coding sequences:
- a CDS encoding DUF192 domain-containing protein: MRCVVPLLRAGLALTCPAGLAAVPPVLAQAAPQEAKTEPLTVVSRSGAHAFQVEVMRDDASRARGLMFRRSMPANRGMLFDFERSLPVTMWMKNTYLPLDMVFIRADGTIARIESDTEPLSTRVIASGEPVLSVLELNAGVANKLGLRPGDRIDHPLFRSPR; encoded by the coding sequence TTGCGTTGCGTCGTTCCGCTCCTCCGTGCCGGCCTCGCGCTCACCTGTCCTGCTGGCCTCGCCGCGGTGCCGCCCGTCCTGGCGCAGGCGGCCCCGCAGGAGGCGAAGACAGAGCCCCTGACCGTCGTCTCCAGATCCGGGGCGCACGCGTTTCAGGTCGAGGTGATGCGCGACGACGCGTCCCGAGCCAGGGGGCTGATGTTCCGCCGGAGCATGCCGGCGAATCGCGGGATGCTGTTCGATTTCGAGCGGTCGCTGCCGGTCACCATGTGGATGAAGAACACCTACCTTCCCCTCGACATGGTGTTCATCCGCGCGGACGGGACGATCGCCCGGATCGAGTCGGACACCGAACCGCTGTCGACGCGGGTCATCGCGTCCGGCGAGCCGGTCCTGTCCGTGCTGGAACTCAACGCGGGCGTCGCGAACAAGCTCGGCCTCCGGCCCGGCGACCGGATCGACCACCCGCTGTTCCGGAGCCCGCGCTGA
- the efp gene encoding elongation factor P produces MGDATPICQRQDQNPVKVIASTLRKGNVVEKDGKLYVILFAENIHPGKGTPVTQLDMRRITDGVKVSERYRTTEQVERAFVEDREHTFLYSDGEGFHFMNPENYEQIAVPEDVVGDAAPYLQEGMAVMLSIHNSTPLTIELPQRVTLEVAETEPVLKGQTASSSYKPAVLSNGVRTTVPPHIAAGTRVVIMTADGSYVERAKD; encoded by the coding sequence ATGGGGGACGCCACCCCGATTTGTCAACGTCAGGACCAGAACCCCGTGAAGGTGATCGCCTCAACGCTCCGCAAGGGGAACGTCGTCGAGAAGGACGGCAAGCTCTACGTGATCCTGTTCGCCGAGAACATCCATCCCGGCAAGGGCACCCCTGTGACGCAGCTCGACATGCGCCGCATCACCGACGGGGTGAAGGTCTCGGAGCGCTACCGCACGACCGAGCAGGTCGAGCGCGCCTTCGTGGAGGACCGCGAGCACACCTTCCTCTACAGCGACGGCGAGGGGTTCCACTTCATGAACCCCGAGAATTACGAGCAGATCGCGGTGCCGGAGGACGTCGTCGGCGACGCCGCCCCCTACCTGCAGGAGGGCATGGCCGTGATGCTCTCGATCCACAACAGCACGCCGCTCACCATCGAGCTGCCCCAGCGCGTCACCCTGGAGGTGGCGGAGACGGAGCCGGTGCTGAAGGGCCAGACTGCCTCCTCCTCCTACAAGCCGGCCGTCCTCTCGAACGGCGTGCGCACCACGGTGCCGCCGCACATCGCGGCCGGCACCCGCGTCGTCATCATGACCGCGGACGGTTCCTACGTGGAGCGCGCAAAGGATTAG
- the hpnI gene encoding bacteriohopanetetrol glucosamine biosynthesis glycosyltransferase HpnI: MDLTWLSPILLVLALAGCGYGLIAALLAGRFAARIPARLAADAARPSVTMLKPLCGMEPNLYENLETFCRQDYAGLVQIVFGVQNAADPAIGVVRRLQEAHPSARIDLVIDARQHGSNRKVSNLINMSALIANDVIVLADSDMVVRPDYLERVVAELSAPGIGGVTCLYHGVPAHRGIHAHLSGLAIDVQFLPNVVMGTALKLAKPCFGSTIAFRRTALSAIGGFEAFRDDLADDYAIGEALRIHVGEVAIPNFTIGHTCVDTEMSGLWRHELRWNRTIRNVDPAGYAGSVVTHAFPLALIGALLPGAGHSALVVAALALACRILLCVRLERAFGLEPHAYWLLPIRDMLSFANFSWSFVSGAVTWKGHDYRVVADGTLIPEATLSRDAEATSV; this comes from the coding sequence ATGGACCTGACCTGGCTCTCGCCGATCCTTCTCGTCCTCGCGCTCGCCGGTTGCGGCTACGGGCTCATCGCGGCCCTCCTCGCCGGCCGCTTCGCCGCTCGCATCCCGGCCCGCCTCGCCGCGGATGCGGCGCGACCCTCGGTCACGATGCTCAAGCCCCTCTGCGGCATGGAGCCGAACCTCTACGAGAACCTGGAGACGTTCTGCCGGCAGGATTACGCGGGCCTGGTCCAGATCGTCTTCGGCGTGCAGAACGCGGCCGACCCGGCGATCGGCGTCGTGCGCCGCCTGCAGGAGGCGCATCCGTCCGCGCGCATCGACCTCGTGATCGATGCACGCCAGCACGGCTCGAACCGCAAGGTCTCGAACCTGATCAACATGTCGGCTCTGATCGCCAATGACGTGATCGTGCTCGCCGACAGCGACATGGTGGTGCGGCCCGACTACCTGGAGCGGGTGGTCGCCGAGCTCTCCGCGCCCGGCATCGGCGGCGTCACTTGCCTCTATCACGGCGTGCCGGCCCACCGCGGGATCCATGCCCACCTCTCCGGCCTCGCCATAGACGTACAATTCCTGCCGAACGTGGTGATGGGCACGGCGCTGAAGCTCGCCAAGCCCTGCTTCGGCTCGACCATCGCCTTCCGCCGCACCGCGCTCTCCGCGATCGGTGGCTTCGAGGCGTTTCGCGACGATCTCGCCGACGATTACGCGATCGGCGAGGCCCTGCGCATCCATGTGGGCGAGGTGGCGATCCCAAACTTCACGATCGGGCATACCTGCGTCGACACCGAGATGTCCGGCCTCTGGCGGCACGAGCTGCGCTGGAACCGCACGATCCGCAACGTCGATCCGGCCGGCTATGCCGGTTCCGTCGTCACCCACGCCTTCCCGCTGGCGCTGATCGGCGCGCTGCTGCCGGGGGCGGGCCACAGCGCCCTCGTCGTGGCCGCCCTGGCGCTGGCCTGCCGCATCCTGCTCTGCGTCCGGCTCGAGCGCGCTTTTGGGCTGGAGCCGCACGCCTACTGGCTGTTGCCGATTCGCGACATGCTCTCCTTCGCGAACTTCTCGTGGAGCTTCGTCTCGGGTGCGGTGACATGGAAAGGTCACGATTATCGCGTCGTTGCGGACGGAACGCTTATTCCGGAGGCGACGCTCAGCCGCGATGCTGAAGCCACCTCCGTCTGA
- a CDS encoding DUF1624 domain-containing protein, translated as MSLSQTMSSRAPASEVAASPGPRLAVIDAARGAAIVAMVVYHTVWDLGFLSLTPDNYALTSPGRAAAHLIAGSFLFLVGVGLVLMNGDRIRPRPFGLRLLRIGAAALLITLATYFAFPDSFIFFGVLHCIALASVLALPFLRLPPALILLAAGLVAAAPHLIASPLLDAPALRFLGLGVTLPRTNDYVPLFPWFGAVLAGLVAGRAFLPRLAASRIGRWHPGRAGRALAFAGRHSLAIYLLHQPLLLAALTGIVTLTGPHPRAGLARFHADYEANCVRTGGEAAACARAARCTAEALRRESLWSADGRRFTPAETLRAQALSETCYAEAEGAAPNP; from the coding sequence ATGTCGCTCTCACAGACCATGAGTTCTCGGGCTCCCGCTTCGGAGGTTGCGGCCTCGCCCGGGCCGCGCCTCGCGGTCATCGACGCGGCCCGCGGTGCGGCCATCGTCGCTATGGTGGTCTATCACACGGTCTGGGACCTCGGCTTCCTGAGCCTGACACCCGACAATTACGCGCTGACGTCGCCCGGGCGCGCGGCCGCCCACCTCATCGCGGGCAGCTTCCTGTTCCTCGTCGGGGTAGGCCTCGTGCTGATGAACGGCGACCGGATCCGGCCGCGCCCGTTCGGGCTCAGGCTCCTGCGGATCGGGGCGGCGGCGCTTCTCATCACCCTCGCAACCTACTTCGCCTTCCCAGACAGCTTCATCTTCTTCGGGGTGCTCCACTGCATCGCGCTCGCGAGCGTCCTCGCTCTTCCCTTCCTGCGTCTTCCGCCGGCCCTGATCCTTCTGGCGGCGGGGCTCGTCGCGGCAGCGCCGCACCTGATCGCGAGCCCGCTTCTCGACGCACCCGCCCTGCGCTTTCTCGGACTCGGGGTCACGCTCCCCCGCACCAACGACTACGTGCCGCTGTTTCCCTGGTTCGGCGCCGTACTGGCCGGGCTCGTCGCTGGGAGAGCGTTCCTGCCGAGGCTCGCGGCCTCGCGCATTGGGCGCTGGCACCCGGGCCGGGCGGGGCGTGCGCTCGCCTTCGCCGGGCGCCACAGCCTCGCGATCTACCTCCTGCACCAGCCGCTGCTCCTGGCCGCCCTGACCGGGATCGTGACGCTGACCGGGCCGCATCCGCGCGCCGGGCTCGCGCGATTCCACGCGGATTACGAGGCCAATTGCGTGCGCACCGGCGGCGAGGCGGCCGCCTGCGCAAGGGCTGCGCGCTGCACGGCCGAGGCGCTGCGTCGGGAGAGCCTGTGGTCGGCCGACGGGCGCCGCTTCACGCCGGCCGAGACCTTGCGGGCGCAGGCGCTGTCCGAGACCTGCTACGCTGAGGCCGAGGGCGCGGCACCGAACCCCTGA
- a CDS encoding glutathione S-transferase family protein, producing the protein MKLFHSHFSPFVRKVMVCAHELGLADRIELLPSAVHPTNRDGKVLAHHPLAQAPTLLDDAGEAVADSRVICEYLDALGGDRLFPAAGPERWRALNEQSVADGLLDAALLIRYELTARPDAEHSAAWIAGQQAKIGSSLAWFEARAEGFGERLDIGTIATAVALAYLDLRFAEFAWSAQHPRLAAWYRAFAERPSMQLSRPPAG; encoded by the coding sequence ATGAAGCTGTTCCACTCGCATTTCTCGCCCTTCGTGCGCAAAGTCATGGTCTGCGCGCACGAACTCGGTCTCGCGGACCGGATCGAGCTTCTGCCGAGCGCCGTTCATCCGACGAACCGTGACGGCAAGGTGCTTGCGCATCACCCGCTCGCCCAGGCGCCGACGCTCCTCGACGATGCCGGCGAGGCGGTGGCGGACAGCCGGGTCATCTGCGAATACCTCGACGCGCTGGGCGGGGACCGCCTCTTTCCCGCAGCCGGACCCGAGCGCTGGCGCGCCCTCAACGAGCAGTCGGTCGCGGACGGGCTCCTCGATGCGGCCCTCCTCATCCGCTATGAGTTGACCGCACGACCGGACGCCGAGCACTCCGCCGCTTGGATCGCGGGTCAGCAGGCGAAGATCGGGAGCAGCCTCGCCTGGTTCGAGGCACGGGCCGAGGGTTTCGGCGAGCGCCTCGACATCGGGACGATCGCGACGGCCGTCGCGCTCGCCTATCTCGACCTGCGCTTCGCGGAGTTCGCCTGGAGCGCGCAGCATCCGCGCCTCGCCGCGTGGTACAGGGCGTTCGCCGAGCGGCCCTCGATGCAGCTGAGCCGTCCGCCGGCCGGCTGA
- a CDS encoding response regulator, producing the protein MNDVKPSGRKPVILVVEDQPDERFLAATLLEETGFTVIEAETAEKALAILNDRADEVSVVFSDVRTPGPIGGFELARIIGVTWPRVRVLLTSGDAGDQPSDLRVSATFIPKPWRAEDILAWVEQAAGRPDRGPSVIGPGGKIISREMET; encoded by the coding sequence ATGAATGACGTGAAGCCGTCGGGAAGGAAGCCGGTCATCCTTGTCGTGGAAGACCAACCCGACGAGCGGTTTCTCGCTGCGACCCTGCTGGAGGAGACCGGCTTCACGGTGATCGAGGCCGAGACCGCCGAGAAGGCGCTCGCGATCCTGAACGACCGTGCGGACGAGGTAAGCGTCGTATTCTCCGACGTCCGCACCCCCGGCCCGATCGGCGGCTTCGAACTCGCCCGCATCATCGGGGTGACCTGGCCGCGGGTGCGGGTCCTGCTGACCTCGGGCGACGCTGGCGACCAGCCAAGCGATCTCCGCGTCTCGGCGACCTTCATCCCGAAGCCCTGGCGCGCGGAGGATATTCTCGCCTGGGTGGAGCAGGCGGCCGGCCGTCCGGATCGCGGACCCTCCGTGATCGGCCCGGGCGGAAAAATTATCTCCCGCGAGATGGAAACTTGA
- a CDS encoding lysine-2,3-aminomutase-like protein produces the protein MTRPLRNPDDLAGAGLIRAEDLPALRAVAARYAVAVTPDMAELIDAADPADPMARQFLPRPEEIETLPEERADPIGDGAHAPVPGLVHRYPDRVLLKPLHVCPVYCRFCFRREMVGPDGLGTLSEAELAAAYAYIAAQPDIWEVVLTGGDPFALSARRLGAIAQALAAIPHVRVLRVHTRVPFVAPDLVSEDLVAALRRFPGAVFVALHANHPREFTPAGRAAVARIVDAGIPMVSQSVLLRGVNDDAATLERLMRSFVENRIKPYYLHHGDLAPGTGHLRTGIAEGQALMQALRGRLSGLAQPLYVLDIPGGHGKVPAGSAYLRETRDGYRVTDPAGAEHDYPPGPADA, from the coding sequence GTGACCCGCCCGCTGCGAAACCCCGACGATCTCGCGGGCGCCGGCCTGATCCGGGCCGAGGATCTCCCGGCCCTCCGGGCGGTCGCCGCCCGTTACGCGGTCGCGGTGACGCCGGACATGGCCGAGCTGATCGACGCGGCCGACCCCGCCGACCCGATGGCGCGCCAGTTCCTGCCACGGCCCGAGGAGATCGAGACCCTGCCCGAGGAGCGGGCCGACCCGATCGGCGACGGCGCGCACGCGCCGGTGCCCGGCCTCGTCCACCGCTATCCCGACCGGGTGCTCCTGAAGCCGCTTCACGTCTGCCCGGTCTATTGCCGCTTCTGCTTCCGCCGCGAGATGGTGGGGCCGGACGGACTCGGGACCTTGAGCGAGGCGGAGCTCGCCGCGGCCTACGCCTACATCGCGGCGCAACCCGATATCTGGGAGGTGGTGCTCACGGGCGGCGATCCCTTCGCCCTCTCGGCCCGTCGCCTCGGCGCCATCGCGCAGGCGCTCGCCGCGATCCCGCATGTCAGGGTCCTGCGCGTCCACACGCGGGTGCCGTTCGTCGCGCCGGACCTCGTCAGCGAGGACCTTGTCGCGGCGCTCAGGCGCTTTCCGGGCGCGGTCTTCGTGGCGCTTCACGCCAACCACCCGCGCGAGTTCACGCCGGCCGGCCGGGCCGCGGTCGCGCGGATCGTGGATGCCGGCATCCCCATGGTGAGCCAGAGCGTGCTGCTGCGGGGCGTCAACGACGACGCCGCGACGCTGGAGCGGCTGATGCGCAGCTTCGTCGAGAACCGCATCAAGCCCTACTATCTCCACCACGGCGACCTCGCCCCGGGGACGGGCCACCTCCGCACGGGGATCGCCGAGGGGCAGGCGCTGATGCAGGCGCTGCGCGGGCGGCTCTCCGGCCTCGCCCAGCCCCTCTACGTCCTCGACATCCCGGGCGGACACGGCAAGGTCCCGGCCGGGAGCGCCTACCTGCGCGAGACCCGGGACGGCTACCGCGTCACCGACCCGGCGGGCGCGGAACACGATTACCCGCCCGGACCTGCGGACGCGTGA
- a CDS encoding alpha/beta hydrolase fold domain-containing protein gives MRLTAWHGLGAAGLAAAWLGFAGLAPARAAAPPPQPAQGPGGVGDRSATIVKRAVGRASAATFAFYAAGAAPAEGRPVVIFLHAWGAPNPQSYGAWIDHLARMGNLVLFPRFQEVNRTRPADATANAESLLKAALAELASDPDAKPDPKRVAVIGHLAGAPLALNLAAGAKEQDLPAPKLVFAVMPGGIASNPKARGIALKDLAAIPAGTMVITVIGDRDARAADAAARRILREASAVPPERKLFVRALSDDHGFPALTATLAAPAGVESGYDGGAIKLPPDPKDQKAPPFKWSADMALTGEQQTLVSQINNARTDALDYLAFWKTFDLAAAAAFSGADAGALKNNARFSDMERWTDGWPVKRLAVETPRAAPQPAPTPAASSTAPAARSSTAPARR, from the coding sequence ATGCGTCTGACAGCTTGGCACGGCTTAGGGGCCGCAGGATTGGCCGCAGCATGGCTCGGCTTCGCCGGCCTTGCCCCCGCGCGCGCCGCCGCGCCGCCGCCGCAACCGGCACAGGGGCCGGGCGGCGTCGGAGACCGCTCCGCGACGATCGTCAAGCGGGCCGTCGGCCGGGCGAGCGCGGCGACCTTCGCCTTCTACGCGGCGGGCGCCGCCCCCGCCGAGGGCCGCCCCGTCGTGATCTTCCTGCATGCCTGGGGCGCGCCGAACCCGCAGAGCTACGGCGCCTGGATCGACCACCTCGCCCGGATGGGCAATCTCGTCCTGTTTCCCCGTTTCCAGGAGGTGAACCGGACCCGTCCCGCCGACGCCACGGCGAATGCCGAGAGTCTTCTCAAGGCGGCGCTGGCCGAACTCGCGAGCGATCCCGATGCGAAGCCGGACCCGAAGCGGGTCGCCGTGATCGGGCATCTGGCAGGAGCGCCGTTGGCGTTGAACCTCGCCGCGGGGGCCAAGGAGCAGGACCTGCCGGCGCCGAAGCTCGTCTTCGCCGTGATGCCGGGCGGCATCGCGAGCAACCCGAAGGCCCGCGGCATCGCCCTGAAGGACCTCGCCGCGATCCCCGCCGGCACGATGGTGATCACCGTCATCGGCGACAGGGATGCCCGTGCGGCCGACGCCGCCGCCCGCCGCATCCTGCGCGAGGCGAGCGCCGTGCCGCCCGAGCGCAAGCTGTTCGTGCGGGCCCTCTCGGACGACCACGGGTTTCCGGCGCTGACCGCGACGCTCGCGGCGCCGGCCGGCGTCGAATCCGGGTACGACGGGGGTGCGATCAAGCTGCCGCCCGACCCCAAGGATCAGAAGGCGCCCCCCTTCAAGTGGTCGGCCGACATGGCGCTGACGGGCGAGCAGCAGACGCTGGTCTCCCAGATCAACAATGCCCGCACCGACGCGCTGGACTACCTCGCCTTCTGGAAGACGTTCGACCTCGCCGCCGCGGCGGCCTTCTCGGGCGCCGATGCCGGAGCGCTCAAGAACAACGCCCGCTTCAGCGACATGGAGCGCTGGACCGACGGATGGCCGGTGAAACGCCTCGCCGTCGAGACGCCGCGGGCCGCCCCCCAGCCCGCTCCGACGCCCGCGGCGAGCAGCACCGCCCCGGCGGCCCGTAGTTCTACGGCACCGGCTCGCCGCTGA
- a CDS encoding cold-shock protein — protein sequence MSDEFGSGPRGLHSADGLGSAAQTGEQDQPLDLVEVAGRIKWFDVSKGFGFIVPDDGSADILLHVTCLRRDGHQGASEGARIVVEAVERARGWQAFRVISLDQSTATHPSELALPRTHVTVTPTSGLETAVVKWFNRLRGFGFLSRGDGTPDIFVHMETLRRYGIAELKPGEAVLVRYGDGSKGAMAAEVRLIDGALPSSH from the coding sequence ATGTCTGACGAATTCGGATCAGGGCCGCGGGGCCTGCATTCGGCAGATGGCTTGGGCAGCGCTGCGCAGACCGGCGAGCAGGACCAGCCGCTCGATCTCGTCGAGGTGGCCGGCCGGATCAAGTGGTTCGACGTCTCCAAGGGCTTCGGCTTCATCGTTCCGGACGACGGCAGCGCCGATATCCTGCTGCACGTCACCTGCCTGCGCCGGGACGGCCATCAGGGCGCCAGCGAGGGGGCCCGCATCGTCGTCGAGGCGGTGGAGCGCGCGCGCGGCTGGCAGGCCTTCCGGGTGATCTCCCTCGACCAGTCGACGGCGACGCATCCGTCCGAGTTGGCGCTGCCCCGCACGCACGTCACCGTGACGCCGACGAGCGGCCTTGAGACCGCCGTCGTGAAATGGTTCAACCGCCTGCGCGGCTTCGGCTTCCTCAGCCGCGGCGACGGGACGCCGGACATCTTTGTTCACATGGAGACGTTGCGCCGCTACGGAATCGCCGAGCTGAAGCCCGGAGAGGCGGTGCTGGTGCGCTACGGCGACGGATCGAAGGGGGCGATGGCCGCCGAGGTCCGTCTGATCGACGGGGCCCTGCCGTCCTCCCATTGA
- the aqpZ gene encoding aquaporin Z: MSDDLMRRATAEFFGTFWLTFGGCGAAVLSAAFPGLGIGFLGVAFAFGFTVLTMAYAVGHISGGHFNPAVTLGLWSAGRCANHHVVPYIIAQVVGAIIAAGVLYAIASGKPGWIPEGFASNGYGDLSPGKYGLVACVATEVLATFFFLFIIIGTTSKGAAVGFAGIPIGLTLVLIHLISIPVTNTSVNPARSTGPALFAGEPYVMQLWLFWLAPIAGAILAGIVARWLYEPADIVDTVIVEKRAVA, translated from the coding sequence ATGAGCGACGATCTGATGCGCCGTGCCACGGCGGAATTCTTCGGCACCTTCTGGCTCACCTTCGGCGGCTGCGGCGCCGCCGTCCTGTCCGCCGCGTTCCCGGGCCTCGGGATCGGCTTCCTCGGGGTGGCCTTCGCCTTCGGCTTCACGGTCCTGACCATGGCCTACGCGGTCGGTCACATCTCGGGCGGCCATTTCAACCCGGCCGTCACCCTCGGCCTCTGGTCGGCCGGGCGCTGCGCCAACCACCACGTCGTTCCCTACATCATCGCGCAGGTCGTCGGCGCCATCATCGCGGCGGGCGTGCTCTACGCCATCGCCTCGGGCAAGCCGGGCTGGATCCCGGAGGGCTTCGCCTCGAACGGCTACGGCGATCTCAGTCCCGGCAAATACGGGCTCGTGGCCTGCGTCGCGACGGAGGTGCTCGCGACCTTCTTCTTCCTGTTCATCATCATCGGCACGACCTCGAAGGGCGCGGCGGTGGGCTTCGCCGGCATCCCGATCGGCCTGACGCTGGTGCTGATCCACCTGATCTCGATCCCCGTCACCAACACCTCGGTGAACCCGGCCCGCAGCACCGGTCCCGCGCTCTTCGCGGGCGAGCCCTACGTGATGCAGCTCTGGCTGTTCTGGCTCGCCCCGATCGCGGGCGCGATCCTCGCCGGGATCGTGGCGCGCTGGCTCTACGAGCCGGCCGACATCGTCGACACGGTGATCGTCGAGAAGCGGGCGGTGGCCTGA
- the epmA gene encoding EF-P lysine aminoacylase EpmA, giving the protein MTTPTPWWSPQVHADRRPLLILRNRIAARMRAHFAALDFVEVEAAALQVSPGNEAHLSAFATEVIGPDGMRRPLYLHTSPEFACKKLLAAGEPRLFSLARVFRNRERGALHHPEFTMLEWYRASESYTVLMADCAELLALAAEAAGARRLAFRGRETDPQADFERLTLAEAFARHAGIDLLATIGFDGSPDRERLAASVAAAGLRVAEDDTWADLFSRVLVARIEPNLGLGRPTILCEYPVSEAALAKPCSRDPRVAERFELYACGVELANAFGELTDPDEQRRRFEVEMAEKARIYGETYPIDEDFLAALAAMPEASGIALGFDRLVMLATGAPRIDDVIWTPVAEAGP; this is encoded by the coding sequence GTGACCACGCCCACGCCCTGGTGGTCGCCGCAGGTACACGCCGATCGGCGCCCGCTCCTGATCCTGCGCAACCGCATCGCCGCCCGCATGCGGGCGCATTTCGCGGCACTCGACTTCGTCGAGGTCGAGGCGGCGGCGCTTCAGGTCTCGCCGGGCAACGAGGCGCATCTCTCCGCCTTCGCCACCGAGGTGATCGGGCCGGACGGGATGCGCAGACCCCTCTACCTCCACACCTCGCCCGAATTCGCCTGCAAGAAGCTCCTCGCCGCGGGCGAGCCGCGCCTGTTCAGCCTCGCCCGCGTATTCCGCAATCGGGAACGGGGCGCGCTCCACCATCCCGAGTTCACGATGCTCGAATGGTATCGCGCGAGCGAGAGCTATACGGTGCTGATGGCCGATTGCGCGGAGCTCCTGGCGCTCGCCGCCGAGGCGGCGGGCGCGCGCCGCCTCGCCTTCCGCGGGCGGGAGACCGATCCGCAGGCCGATTTCGAGCGGCTGACGCTCGCCGAAGCCTTCGCCCGGCACGCCGGGATCGATCTCCTCGCGACGATCGGCTTCGACGGCTCGCCGGACAGGGAACGCCTCGCCGCGAGCGTTGCTGCCGCGGGCCTCCGGGTCGCCGAAGACGACACCTGGGCCGACCTGTTCAGCCGCGTCCTGGTGGCGCGGATCGAGCCCAATCTCGGCCTCGGCCGCCCGACCATCCTGTGCGAGTACCCGGTCAGCGAGGCGGCGCTCGCGAAGCCCTGCTCCCGCGACCCCAGGGTGGCCGAGCGCTTCGAGCTCTACGCCTGCGGGGTCGAGCTCGCCAACGCCTTCGGCGAGCTGACCGACCCGGACGAGCAGCGCCGCCGCTTCGAGGTCGAAATGGCCGAGAAGGCGCGGATCTACGGTGAGACCTACCCGATCGACGAGGATTTCCTCGCCGCGCTCGCCGCGATGCCGGAGGCGAGCGGCATCGCCCTCGGCTTCGACCGGCTCGTGATGCTGGCGACCGGCGCCCCGCGGATCGACGACGTGATCTGGACGCCCGTCGCGGAGGCCGGACCGTGA
- the hpnJ gene encoding hopanoid biosynthesis associated radical SAM protein HpnJ has translation MRTLFLQAPTFDGFDGGAGSRYQAKREIKSFWYPTWLAQPAALVENSKLIDAPPHKTKLDEIRGQAKDFDLVVLHTSVPSFKSDVKTIEALKAENPNLKAGLIGAKVAVDAAGSLAQAPAVDFVARNEFDFTIKDVADGIDMSKIKGLSYRNASGVIVHNEDRPIMTDMDQLPFVTSVYKRDLVMENYFIGYLKHPYISFYSGRGCKSRCTFCLWPQTVGGHTYRTRSVGHVIEEIKYCLKAFPQTKEFFFDDDTFTDNLPRAEEIARELGKLGVTWSCNAKANVPRETLKVLRDNGLRLLLVGYESGNQQILHNIKKGMRVEVAEKFTKDCHELGIAIHGTFILGLPGESKETIQETIKFATRINPHTIQVSLAAPYPGTFLYKQAVENGWLDVENAELVDENGVQVAPLHYPHLSHTEIFNSVEDFYKKFYFRAPKIASIVGEMVRSPDMMKRRLREGVEFWHFLKERQSSAKAA, from the coding sequence ATGCGCACGCTCTTCCTCCAGGCACCGACCTTCGACGGCTTCGACGGGGGCGCCGGCTCCCGCTATCAGGCCAAGCGCGAGATCAAGTCGTTCTGGTATCCGACCTGGCTCGCGCAGCCGGCGGCGCTCGTCGAGAACTCGAAGCTGATCGACGCCCCGCCGCACAAGACCAAGCTCGACGAGATCCGCGGCCAGGCCAAGGATTTCGACCTCGTCGTGCTCCACACCTCGGTGCCGTCCTTCAAGTCGGACGTGAAGACCATCGAGGCGCTGAAGGCCGAGAACCCGAACCTAAAGGCCGGCCTGATCGGCGCCAAGGTCGCGGTCGATGCCGCCGGCAGTCTCGCCCAGGCGCCCGCGGTCGATTTCGTGGCTCGCAACGAGTTCGACTTCACGATCAAGGACGTCGCCGACGGGATCGACATGTCCAAGATCAAGGGCCTGTCCTATCGGAATGCCTCGGGCGTCATCGTGCACAACGAAGACCGTCCGATCATGACAGACATGGATCAGCTGCCTTTCGTCACGAGCGTCTACAAGCGCGATCTCGTGATGGAGAACTACTTCATCGGCTACCTGAAGCACCCCTATATCTCGTTCTATTCCGGCCGCGGCTGCAAGAGCCGCTGCACGTTCTGCCTGTGGCCGCAGACGGTAGGCGGCCACACCTACCGGACCCGCTCGGTCGGCCACGTGATCGAGGAGATCAAGTACTGCCTGAAGGCGTTCCCGCAGACGAAGGAGTTCTTCTTCGACGACGATACCTTCACCGACAACCTGCCCCGCGCGGAAGAGATTGCCCGCGAACTCGGCAAGCTCGGCGTCACGTGGTCGTGCAACGCGAAGGCGAACGTGCCGCGCGAGACCCTGAAGGTCCTGCGCGACAACGGCCTGCGCCTCCTCCTCGTCGGCTACGAGTCGGGCAACCAGCAGATCCTTCACAACATCAAGAAGGGCATGCGCGTCGAGGTGGCCGAGAAGTTCACCAAGGATTGCCACGAACTCGGCATCGCCATCCACGGCACCTTTATCCTCGGCCTGCCGGGCGAGTCGAAGGAGACGATCCAGGAGACGATCAAGTTCGCCACCCGGATCAACCCGCACACGATTCAGGTCTCGCTCGCGGCGCCCTACCCCGGCACCTTCCTCTACAAGCAGGCGGTCGAGAACGGCTGGCTCGATGTGGAGAACGCCGAGCTCGTCGACGAGAACGGGGTGCAGGTGGCGCCGCTGCACTATCCGCACCTCTCGCACACCGAGATTTTCAACTCGGTCGAGGATTTCTACAAGAAGTTCTACTTCCGCGCCCCGAAGATCGCCTCGATCGTCGGCGAGATGGTCCGCTCGCCGGACATGATGAAGCGCCGACTGCGCGAGGGCGTCGAGTTCTGGCACTTCCTCAAGGAGCGTCAGTCGAGCGCCAAGGCCGCCTGA